One region of Sporohalobacter salinus genomic DNA includes:
- a CDS encoding AAA family ATPase — translation MIEEIRIENFQSHQDTVLELDDGLNLITGPSDSGKSAIIRALRWVLYNEPLGDDFIRISSNQCRVGILLTSGYRVIRERSSKDNRYLVVDPDGKQEIYTGFGTKVPQEIKKLHQMSKVALDNDLETTLNLDYQLIGPFLLTDSGSTKAKAIGQLTGVHVIDSAIKDLARDLRRTKDNKKQELSEVERIDEKIINYQDLPKLKEEIDKKDKLLKQIKEVYTKLQEYRSLKEQWEDLVTEKTELNKVLNKLADLNRVESIYQQIKEYDSQRSNLQEINQDWQQVNRALKEVDKILKELSELDRIEKNYQQLVQFLQRRDKLIELQQNLQKSTEELTASKKILKETNKLDQIEKKLTQIVELRKELSTLKTVNENLSGVNKELHKKQQVLSKLPKIEKSQQLMLQIEKTKERLDKLKKLKQKEKENKKNWHKGQECIQEVNQSLKSQVKAYKTKLRELNRCPVCFSRIEADTLEQIIDNYSVGGIESE, via the coding sequence GTGATTGAAGAGATCAGAATTGAAAATTTTCAGTCACATCAGGATACAGTATTAGAATTAGACGATGGTTTGAACCTGATTACTGGTCCTTCTGATAGCGGTAAATCTGCTATCATTAGAGCACTTCGCTGGGTTTTATACAATGAGCCATTAGGTGATGACTTTATTAGAATATCCTCTAACCAATGTCGAGTAGGGATTTTATTGACTAGCGGTTATCGTGTAATTCGAGAGCGTTCCAGTAAAGATAACAGATATTTAGTAGTTGATCCTGATGGTAAGCAAGAGATTTATACCGGATTTGGAACTAAAGTACCTCAAGAAATAAAAAAATTACATCAAATGTCTAAAGTAGCTTTAGATAATGATTTAGAAACAACTTTAAATTTAGATTATCAATTAATAGGTCCTTTTTTATTAACTGATAGCGGTTCGACAAAAGCTAAAGCTATCGGTCAATTAACTGGAGTACATGTAATTGATTCTGCTATTAAAGATTTAGCACGCGATTTGCGTCGTACCAAGGATAATAAAAAGCAGGAATTATCTGAAGTAGAAAGAATTGATGAAAAAATAATTAATTATCAAGATCTACCTAAATTGAAAGAAGAAATTGATAAAAAGGATAAATTATTGAAACAGATTAAAGAAGTATATACTAAATTACAGGAATATCGGAGTTTAAAAGAACAATGGGAGGATTTGGTAACTGAGAAAACTGAATTAAATAAAGTATTGAATAAATTAGCAGATTTAAATAGAGTAGAATCTATTTACCAACAGATTAAAGAGTATGATAGTCAAAGAAGTAATTTGCAGGAAATTAATCAGGATTGGCAGCAGGTAAATAGAGCACTAAAAGAGGTAGATAAAATACTTAAGGAGTTAAGTGAATTAGATAGGATAGAAAAGAATTATCAACAGTTAGTTCAGTTTCTACAAAGAAGAGATAAATTAATTGAATTACAGCAGAATTTACAGAAATCAACTGAAGAATTGACTGCTAGTAAGAAGATTTTAAAGGAGACCAATAAATTAGACCAGATTGAAAAAAAATTGACTCAGATTGTAGAGTTAAGAAAAGAACTATCTACACTAAAAACGGTTAATGAGAATTTATCAGGGGTAAATAAAGAATTACACAAGAAACAACAAGTTTTATCGAAACTGCCTAAAATAGAAAAGAGTCAACAGTTAATGTTACAGATTGAAAAAACTAAGGAACGATTAGATAAGTTAAAGAAATTAAAACAAAAAGAAAAAGAGAATAAGAAAAATTGGCATAAAGGGCAAGAATGTATTCAAGAAGTAAATCAAAGTTTAAAATCGCAAGTAAAAGCATATAAAACAAAATTAAGAGAATTAAATAGGTGTCCTGTCTGTTTTAGCCGGATTGAAGCTGATACTTTAGAACAAATAATTGATAATTATTCTGTAGGAGGAATTGAAAGTGAGTGA
- a CDS encoding ATP-binding protein: MQVEGIINKLEKNIDKKKEEYNLRKGQRDQLVDEKKERQKRIKKLKEEIEVFEETRILLQETAEYAREQAKQQIENLVTKALQYVFGSEFSFKIEIEEKRGRPSAEFYVVSDYQDQKLKNNPQTARGGGIVDVVSLALRIAILESYRPKVAGPLVLDEPAKHVSEEYISNVAQFLKHINQHFSRQVIIVTHKSYLSEIGDKAFQVKLREGISEVTTDF; encoded by the coding sequence ATGCAGGTTGAAGGAATAATTAATAAATTAGAAAAGAACATAGATAAGAAAAAAGAAGAGTATAATCTGCGTAAAGGTCAGCGTGATCAGCTTGTAGATGAAAAAAAGGAGCGTCAAAAAAGGATAAAGAAGTTAAAAGAAGAGATAGAGGTCTTTGAAGAGACGCGAATTCTATTACAAGAGACAGCAGAGTATGCTAGAGAGCAAGCTAAACAGCAGATAGAGAATTTAGTTACTAAGGCTTTACAGTATGTTTTTGGTTCAGAGTTTAGTTTTAAAATAGAGATTGAAGAGAAACGTGGGCGCCCTTCGGCTGAGTTTTATGTTGTATCTGATTATCAAGATCAAAAATTAAAGAATAATCCTCAGACAGCTAGAGGGGGAGGAATAGTTGATGTTGTCTCTTTGGCTTTGCGGATAGCAATTTTGGAGTCGTATCGGCCTAAAGTAGCTGGGCCGTTGGTTTTAGATGAACCAGCTAAACATGTTAGCGAAGAATATATAAGTAATGTAGCCCAGTTTTTGAAACATATTAACCAACATTTTTCACGACAGGTAATTATAGTTACCCATAAAAGTTATCTTAGTGAAATCGGGGATAAAGCTTTTCAAGTAAAGCTTAGAGAAGGGATTAGTGAGGTAACTACAGATTTTTAA
- a CDS encoding stage V sporulation protein S: MEVLKVSSSSSPNSVAGALAGVLRERGAAELQAIGAGAINQGIKAVAIARGFVAPSGLDLICIPAFTDIEIDGEERTAIKLIVEPR, encoded by the coding sequence ATGGAAGTACTAAAGGTATCATCTAGTTCCAGTCCAAATTCAGTAGCTGGTGCATTGGCTGGAGTTTTGCGAGAAAGAGGAGCAGCAGAACTTCAAGCTATAGGTGCAGGAGCAATTAATCAGGGAATTAAAGCAGTAGCAATTGCACGAGGATTTGTTGCCCCAAGTGGACTTGACCTTATCTGTATTCCTGCCTTTACGGATATTGAGATTGATGGCGAAGAGCGCACAGCCATCAAATTAATTGTAGAACCAAGATAG
- a CDS encoding MotA/TolQ/ExbB proton channel family protein, with protein sequence MLKFVLKGGPTIIPLLVCSILSVAIILERYFYFRSINNNDFRLVKRVELLLSNDKLSKAKKEAENTNGPISAMILAGLEKYGHDRQTVKEFIQARGQHEIKVMEKRLRVLDFIASVAPLLGLLGTVIGIIESFNILAGAQGMAAPSALSAGIAEALISTAIGLIVAIPTMLFYTYLDSKVEAKMTEMRQWSTRLVEMLSEDSNRNYSSSRARGESYVSQK encoded by the coding sequence ATGTTAAAATTTGTACTAAAAGGTGGTCCAACTATTATTCCCCTATTGGTTTGTTCGATTTTGAGTGTTGCAATTATACTTGAGAGGTATTTTTATTTTAGAAGTATAAATAATAACGATTTTAGATTGGTAAAGCGGGTAGAACTATTACTTTCAAATGATAAACTATCAAAGGCCAAAAAGGAAGCCGAGAATACAAATGGGCCGATTTCAGCTATGATTTTAGCTGGTTTAGAAAAATATGGACATGACCGTCAAACAGTAAAAGAATTTATTCAAGCTCGTGGGCAACATGAAATTAAAGTGATGGAAAAAAGATTGCGTGTGCTTGATTTTATTGCTTCAGTAGCGCCTTTATTGGGCTTACTAGGGACAGTAATTGGAATTATAGAAAGCTTTAATATTTTGGCAGGAGCTCAGGGAATGGCTGCTCCTAGTGCTTTAAGTGCTGGTATTGCTGAAGCATTAATTAGTACAGCTATTGGTTTAATAGTTGCGATTCCAACTATGTTATTTTATACTTATCTTGACAGTAAAGTAGAAGCTAAGATGACTGAAATGCGTCAGTGGTCAACTAGATTAGTAGAAATGTTATCAGAGGATTCAAATAGAAATTATTCTAGCTCAAGGGCTAGAGGTGAAAGTTATGTTTCACAGAAATAA
- a CDS encoding ExbD/TolR family protein — protein MFHRNNKRKSKIKILPMIDVIFFLLVFFMLFTTFRTTPTGLDIDLPQAKTVTEQKQEQLMINLSAKGQIYVNEKLLTKTDLKNKVAEMIDRDPKSVVIIKADRSVAYDKVVEVMDIARQVGASKLALAADNKADQK, from the coding sequence ATGTTTCACAGAAATAATAAACGAAAAAGCAAGATCAAGATTTTACCTATGATTGATGTAATATTCTTTTTATTGGTCTTTTTTATGTTATTTACTACTTTTAGAACTACTCCAACTGGTTTAGATATAGATTTGCCACAGGCTAAAACAGTTACAGAACAGAAACAGGAGCAGTTGATGATTAATTTATCAGCTAAAGGTCAGATTTATGTAAATGAAAAGTTATTGACTAAGACTGATTTAAAGAATAAAGTAGCTGAGATGATTGATCGAGATCCTAAATCAGTAGTTATTATTAAAGCTGATAGATCAGTAGCTTATGATAAAGTAGTGGAAGTAATGGATATAGCACGTCAGGTTGGTGCTTCTAAATTAGCTTTAGCAGCTGATAATAAAGCTGACCAGAAATAA
- a CDS encoding energy transducer TonB, whose product MKRYIVISILLHILILFFTPNFYEAKPAFKTYPLRQQGIIEFSELDEPDSEAIDKVQGVEKVETKDKVDNKKDKRDKQKKKSKENEKKMNKDVKNETKQAKSKQKEPKQNRQDKATENQQKETNQSKANKESKPKSEKTEPKSKKDSSSEANSDILDSKQGEETVEVKEKSKADNDRQKKKAQENKESKEKEETQKNKSDEVSKESEKAEETTAGNDDSSKDKEQPKEKTPQMMVAKKKMPVYPKNASNQGIEGKVTLKVDVEATGEVGDVIIVESSGDSNLDGVAKLTVKRGWEFDTAGSDYTIFLDVIFTSGEVEIKFNQLDL is encoded by the coding sequence ATGAAACGATATATTGTAATTTCTATTTTGCTTCACATATTGATTCTTTTTTTTACTCCTAATTTTTATGAAGCCAAACCTGCTTTTAAGACTTATCCATTAAGACAGCAGGGAATAATTGAATTTAGTGAGTTAGATGAGCCTGATTCTGAGGCAATTGATAAAGTACAGGGAGTAGAAAAGGTAGAGACTAAGGATAAAGTAGATAATAAGAAAGATAAAAGGGATAAACAGAAAAAGAAAAGTAAAGAAAATGAGAAAAAGATGAATAAAGATGTAAAAAATGAAACAAAACAAGCAAAGTCAAAGCAGAAAGAACCGAAACAAAATAGGCAGGATAAGGCTACAGAAAATCAACAAAAGGAAACTAATCAGTCTAAAGCTAATAAGGAGTCCAAACCTAAATCAGAAAAAACAGAACCTAAATCTAAGAAGGATTCAAGTTCTGAAGCTAATTCCGATATTTTAGATAGTAAGCAAGGAGAGGAAACAGTAGAAGTTAAAGAGAAATCAAAGGCGGATAATGATCGGCAGAAGAAAAAAGCCCAAGAGAATAAAGAATCAAAAGAAAAAGAAGAAACGCAAAAAAATAAATCTGATGAAGTTTCGAAAGAATCAGAAAAAGCTGAAGAAACTACTGCTGGAAATGATGACAGCAGTAAAGATAAAGAACAGCCTAAAGAGAAGACGCCGCAGATGATGGTAGCTAAAAAGAAAATGCCTGTTTATCCTAAGAATGCTTCCAATCAAGGAATAGAAGGAAAAGTTACACTTAAAGTTGATGTAGAAGCAACAGGTGAAGTAGGGGATGTCATAATTGTTGAGTCTTCAGGTGATAGTAATTTAGATGGAGTAGCTAAATTGACTGTGAAGCGTGGTTGGGAGTTTGATACAGCAGGCAGCGATTATACAATCTTTTTAGATGTTATCTTTACTTCAGGTGAAGTAGAAATTAAGTTTAACCAACTTGATTTATAA
- a CDS encoding cohesin domain-containing protein: protein MKDRFVVIIVIVVSLLLSTAALASVDEHGNLQIKNDYISIVVNQEDKNNGRFAVDVTGGDPMHENDNGKPLIYGRPKPWTSYTTIKIDDTNYIFGGKTDKRAGKLGKYGKQIKAPYLTEQGAIETVYKYGNIKVIQSLSFVKSNTTGLPDTAQIKYKIENNSDKLHKIGLRIMLDTMLGNNDGAPFRVGANALKTDRMYTKDKLPMFWQAFDNLDNAQVVAQGTVKGNQVTAPDKLYVADWGSLADGIWNFNYNPGEEFMRKGEFQLDSALALFWESASLPPGETRTYVTNYGLGGITTVPGLLSLGVSSPAEVILDKQNKSFPVIAYVQNTADIEAKEAAAELNLPNGLTLASNESKKKSLGNLKPGSTSQIVWQVVPKQADEQELEYNVKVTAENTDDNSVSRSVTVIGPPKLDLSLSGPEKLKIKNRTLDPNPFKVITTVSNKGASTAYDPTVSIVLPPGLKLVSGEKRIKYLGYLEPNEEVDIPWMVESVGIQGDLPYAVEMKSINTNAESDMKFLHVPKLKPAAYLQNNNENIEVGNYLTVYFKVANIEDLYRVAAKLKYDQDNLDLIYASRGTLFVHNNKLLNWEHKVNRNEGMISLKGNIKKEADVLSDTVGVLYFKVKRAGPVNISFKDLSITNEAGQKINYNQEGFSFIIDN from the coding sequence ATGAAAGATAGATTTGTGGTAATAATAGTAATAGTTGTATCTCTATTATTGAGTACAGCTGCTTTAGCATCAGTGGATGAACATGGAAATCTTCAAATTAAGAATGACTATATTTCAATAGTTGTAAATCAGGAGGATAAGAATAATGGACGTTTTGCTGTTGATGTAACCGGCGGTGACCCGATGCATGAGAATGATAATGGAAAGCCATTAATTTATGGTAGACCAAAGCCGTGGACATCATATACTACAATTAAGATTGATGATACTAATTATATTTTTGGAGGTAAAACTGATAAACGGGCTGGTAAATTAGGAAAGTATGGAAAACAGATTAAGGCTCCGTACCTAACTGAACAGGGAGCAATTGAGACTGTCTATAAATATGGGAATATAAAAGTGATTCAAAGTTTAAGTTTTGTTAAGAGTAACACTACTGGGCTTCCTGATACAGCACAGATCAAATATAAGATAGAAAACAATAGTGATAAATTACATAAAATAGGTCTTAGGATTATGCTTGATACTATGTTAGGTAATAATGATGGAGCTCCGTTTAGAGTTGGTGCTAATGCTTTAAAAACAGATAGAATGTATACTAAAGATAAATTACCTATGTTTTGGCAGGCTTTTGATAATCTAGATAATGCTCAAGTGGTAGCTCAAGGTACTGTAAAAGGAAATCAGGTAACTGCTCCCGATAAACTTTATGTTGCTGACTGGGGTAGTCTAGCTGATGGAATTTGGAATTTTAATTATAATCCAGGTGAAGAATTTATGCGTAAAGGGGAATTTCAATTAGATAGTGCTTTGGCTCTTTTTTGGGAATCTGCATCCTTACCTCCTGGAGAAACTAGAACCTATGTTACTAATTATGGTTTGGGTGGGATTACTACTGTACCTGGTTTGTTATCATTAGGAGTTAGTTCACCAGCCGAAGTAATATTAGATAAACAGAATAAATCATTTCCTGTAATTGCTTATGTTCAGAATACAGCAGATATTGAAGCAAAAGAGGCAGCAGCAGAACTTAATTTACCAAATGGTTTGACTTTGGCAAGTAATGAATCTAAAAAGAAATCCCTTGGTAATCTCAAGCCAGGATCTACAAGCCAAATAGTTTGGCAGGTAGTGCCCAAACAAGCAGATGAACAAGAGTTAGAATATAATGTTAAAGTTACAGCTGAGAATACTGATGATAATTCAGTTAGTCGATCAGTTACAGTTATTGGACCTCCTAAATTGGATTTATCATTATCAGGTCCTGAAAAATTAAAAATTAAGAATAGAACTTTAGATCCTAATCCTTTTAAAGTAATTACTACAGTGTCTAATAAAGGCGCCTCTACTGCTTATGATCCAACAGTATCTATTGTTTTACCACCAGGATTGAAGTTGGTAAGTGGAGAAAAGAGAATTAAGTATTTGGGTTATCTGGAACCTAATGAAGAGGTGGATATTCCTTGGATGGTAGAGTCAGTTGGTATTCAAGGTGATCTACCATATGCAGTAGAAATGAAATCGATTAATACCAATGCTGAGTCAGATATGAAGTTTTTACATGTTCCAAAGTTAAAACCAGCAGCTTATCTTCAGAATAATAACGAGAATATAGAGGTAGGAAATTATCTAACAGTTTACTTTAAAGTAGCTAATATTGAAGATCTTTATAGAGTAGCTGCTAAATTAAAGTATGATCAAGATAATTTAGATTTGATTTATGCTTCGCGCGGGACGTTATTTGTTCATAACAATAAGCTGCTTAATTGGGAACATAAGGTTAATAGAAATGAAGGAATGATTTCTTTAAAAGGAAATATTAAAAAAGAAGCTGATGTATTGTCTGATACTGTAGGTGTTCTTTATTTTAAAGTGAAGAGAGCTGGTCCTGTTAATATTAGCTTTAAAGATTTATCAATTACTAATGAAGCAGGACAGAAAATAAATTATAATCAAGAAGGATTTAGCTTTATAATTGATAATTAA
- a CDS encoding TIGR00282 family metallophosphoesterase, translating into MKLLLIGDIVGRAGRRAVRELLPEIKEEEEIDFVIANGENAAGGFGLTKKVAQELYGYGIDVLTMGNHTWDNKAIFNFIDDDSNLIRPYNYPPGTPGRGYGIYELESGIKIGVVNLLGRIFMDNVDCPFRSLEELLPDIKADFTVVDFHAEATSEKIGLGRYFDGEVAAVFGTHTHVQTADEKVFSQGTAYITDLGLTGGVESILGMKEKEVLKKLTTQLPQRFSVATGDTQLTGAIVDINLETGLANSITRVREIHLNQ; encoded by the coding sequence ATGAAACTGTTGTTAATTGGAGATATAGTAGGTAGAGCTGGTAGAAGAGCAGTAAGAGAATTACTACCAGAGATTAAAGAAGAGGAAGAAATTGATTTTGTTATTGCTAATGGTGAGAATGCTGCTGGAGGATTTGGACTTACCAAAAAGGTAGCTCAAGAGCTTTATGGATATGGAATTGATGTTTTAACTATGGGGAACCATACTTGGGATAATAAAGCAATTTTTAATTTTATTGATGATGATTCTAACTTAATTAGACCATATAATTATCCACCAGGAACGCCTGGACGTGGTTATGGAATTTATGAGTTAGAATCAGGAATTAAAATTGGAGTAGTTAACCTTCTAGGAAGGATCTTTATGGATAATGTAGATTGTCCATTTCGTAGTTTAGAGGAATTATTGCCTGATATAAAAGCAGATTTTACAGTAGTCGATTTTCATGCTGAAGCAACATCCGAAAAGATAGGTTTAGGTAGATATTTTGATGGAGAGGTAGCAGCAGTTTTCGGTACTCATACTCATGTGCAGACAGCTGATGAAAAGGTATTTTCACAAGGGACAGCTTACATAACAGATTTAGGTTTGACTGGTGGAGTAGAGTCAATCCTAGGTATGAAAGAAAAAGAAGTCCTAAAGAAATTGACTACACAGCTGCCGCAGAGATTTTCAGTAGCTACTGGTGATACTCAATTAACTGGGGCTATAGTAGATATTAATCTTGAAACTGGACTAGCTAATTCAATTACTAGAGTTAGAGAAATTCATTTAAACCAGTAA
- the rny gene encoding ribonuclease Y: MPITLIYIVVTLVIGVGVGYLVRRYIAESKIESAEKRAEQIIEDASREADSKQREILLEAKEKAHEIKEDVENECRKRRDELQRLEKRLVKKEDTLENRLEDVEQREKDLNEKEEEIKEKKEKINKLHKKHVKELEELSGLTTEEAKDLLLQRVEDEVEHESARMIKEIESQAREEANKRAREIISTAIQRCAADHVAETTVSVVSLPNDEMKGRIIGREGRNIRALENLTGIDLIIDDTPEAVILSGFDPIRREIARIALEKLIADGRIHPARIEEMVEKAEEEIDSRIYEEGEQATFDTGVHGLDNEIIKLLGRLKYRTSYGQNVLQHSIEVAHLAGVMATELGVDAKLAKRAGLLHDLGKAVDHDVEGPHVKIGADLAEKYGESPEVIHAILAHHGDIEAESVEAVLVAAADAVSAARPGARRETLESYIKRLENLENLADSFNGVETAYAIQAGRELRIMVEPDQISDNKASKLAYDVSKQVEDELEYPGQIKVTVVRETRKVEYAQ; encoded by the coding sequence ATGCCAATCACATTAATTTATATTGTAGTTACATTGGTAATTGGCGTCGGAGTAGGTTATTTAGTCAGACGCTATATTGCTGAAAGTAAGATTGAATCTGCTGAAAAAAGAGCAGAACAGATTATAGAAGACGCTAGTCGTGAAGCTGATTCCAAGCAGCGAGAAATTTTATTAGAAGCCAAAGAAAAGGCTCATGAAATAAAAGAAGATGTTGAGAATGAATGTCGAAAGCGACGTGATGAATTACAGCGTCTAGAAAAACGATTAGTCAAAAAGGAAGATACTCTAGAAAATAGACTAGAGGATGTAGAGCAAAGAGAAAAAGATCTAAATGAAAAAGAAGAAGAGATTAAAGAGAAGAAAGAGAAGATTAATAAGTTGCATAAGAAGCATGTTAAGGAATTAGAAGAGCTATCAGGTTTAACAACTGAGGAAGCTAAAGATCTTCTTTTACAGCGAGTTGAAGATGAAGTTGAACATGAATCAGCACGAATGATTAAAGAAATTGAAAGTCAGGCCCGCGAAGAAGCTAACAAACGGGCTAGAGAGATTATTTCCACAGCTATACAGCGTTGTGCTGCCGATCATGTAGCAGAAACAACAGTATCAGTTGTATCTCTACCTAATGATGAAATGAAAGGTAGAATTATTGGTCGGGAAGGACGTAATATTCGTGCTTTAGAGAACTTAACGGGAATTGATCTAATTATTGATGATACTCCAGAAGCAGTTATTCTATCAGGATTTGATCCGATCCGGCGAGAAATTGCAAGAATTGCTTTAGAAAAATTAATTGCCGACGGTAGAATCCATCCAGCTAGAATTGAAGAAATGGTAGAGAAAGCAGAAGAAGAGATAGACTCTCGTATATACGAAGAAGGAGAGCAAGCGACCTTTGATACTGGAGTGCATGGATTAGATAATGAGATTATTAAACTGTTAGGTAGACTAAAATATCGTACAAGTTATGGTCAGAATGTATTGCAACATTCGATTGAAGTTGCTCACTTGGCTGGAGTAATGGCAACTGAGTTGGGAGTAGATGCTAAGTTAGCTAAACGAGCTGGTCTTTTACACGACTTAGGTAAAGCTGTTGACCATGATGTAGAAGGACCACATGTTAAGATTGGAGCTGATTTAGCAGAGAAATATGGTGAATCACCAGAGGTTATTCATGCTATTTTAGCTCACCATGGTGATATAGAAGCAGAATCCGTTGAAGCTGTCTTGGTAGCAGCTGCAGATGCAGTATCAGCAGCTCGACCAGGAGCCAGAAGAGAGACATTGGAATCTTATATTAAACGTCTAGAAAATTTAGAAAATCTAGCTGATTCCTTTAATGGAGTAGAAACAGCTTATGCTATTCAAGCTGGTCGGGAATTAAGAATTATGGTAGAACCGGATCAGATTTCTGATAACAAAGCATCTAAATTGGCTTATGATGTTTCTAAACAGGTAGAAGATGAATTAGAGTATCCAGGTCAGATTAAAGTAACAGTTGTACGTGAGACTAGGAAAGTTGAATATGCGCAATAA
- a CDS encoding PHP domain-containing protein yields MTVDLHLHTTASDGSFTPSEVVNKAVELGLETISITDHDTVDGIAEAKEEVVGKDLEFIPGVEINTELSEYEVHILGYYIDDNNLSLINELNKLRTARYDRIRDMIKKLDQLGIEIDFNYVCQLAGNNTLSRVHLAQAIVEKGYVTQISEAFDKYIGRGCPGYASRYKLTPTRAIELIRTAGGIPVLAHPALLGGDELIPEFIDAGLAGIEVYHSEHSQSDVEHYKNLAQKYGMVITGGSDCHGEYKDEVLIGSVHVPKKVVINLKHKLRDLSSGLINFS; encoded by the coding sequence ATGACAGTAGATTTACATCTACATACGACAGCATCTGATGGTAGTTTTACTCCTAGTGAAGTAGTAAATAAAGCAGTTGAGTTAGGATTAGAAACAATTTCTATTACTGATCATGATACAGTTGATGGAATAGCAGAAGCTAAAGAAGAAGTTGTTGGCAAGGATTTAGAATTTATTCCTGGAGTTGAAATAAATACAGAGTTATCTGAATATGAAGTTCATATTTTAGGATATTATATTGATGATAATAATTTAAGTCTGATTAATGAATTAAATAAATTGAGAACTGCTAGATATGATCGAATCAGAGATATGATAAAGAAATTGGATCAGTTAGGAATAGAAATTGATTTTAATTATGTTTGTCAATTAGCTGGGAACAACACTTTAAGTCGAGTTCATTTGGCTCAAGCTATTGTTGAAAAAGGCTATGTAACTCAAATTAGTGAAGCTTTTGATAAATATATAGGTAGGGGTTGTCCTGGTTATGCGAGTAGATATAAACTTACACCTACAAGAGCAATTGAATTAATTAGAACAGCTGGGGGAATTCCTGTTTTAGCTCATCCTGCTTTACTTGGGGGAGATGAGTTAATTCCTGAATTTATTGATGCTGGTCTAGCAGGGATTGAAGTATATCATTCTGAACATAGTCAGTCTGATGTTGAACATTATAAGAACTTGGCGCAGAAATATGGGATGGTTATAACTGGTGGTTCTGATTGTCATGGGGAATATAAAGATGAGGTTTTAATCGGAAGTGTTCATGTACCTAAAAAAGTTGTAATTAATTTAAAACATAAACTTAGAGACTTAAGTTCAGGATTAATCAACTTTAGCTAA
- a CDS encoding nucleoside recognition domain-containing protein, translated as MINHIWFGLIIIGVITGIITGNLGQVSQAVLQTTEQGVMMLIKLIGPMSLWLGIMKLAEESNFVDLLAKIIKPVTRRLFPKLPTNHPALGAIMLNISANMLGLGNSATPLGIKAMQRLQELNPESDTATDTMCTFLVVNTSSVTLIPATIISLRTAAGSNAPLEIVGTTIFATTCSTIVGIIADRILRRVWS; from the coding sequence GTGATAAATCATATTTGGTTTGGACTTATTATTATAGGAGTTATTACTGGAATAATAACTGGTAATTTAGGTCAGGTATCTCAAGCAGTTTTACAAACGACAGAACAAGGGGTTATGATGTTAATTAAGTTAATTGGGCCGATGTCTTTGTGGTTGGGAATTATGAAATTAGCTGAAGAATCTAATTTTGTTGATCTATTAGCCAAAATTATTAAACCGGTAACCCGGCGTCTATTTCCTAAGTTGCCAACAAATCATCCTGCTTTGGGAGCAATTATGCTTAATATAAGTGCTAATATGTTGGGACTAGGAAATTCAGCTACTCCGTTAGGAATTAAAGCAATGCAGAGATTACAGGAATTAAATCCTGAATCAGATACAGCTACAGATACTATGTGTACTTTTTTGGTAGTTAATACTTCTAGTGTTACCTTAATTCCCGCTACAATTATTAGTTTAAGAACAGCAGCTGGTTCTAATGCACCATTAGAGATTGTAGGAACTACTATTTTTGCTACTACCTGTTCTACTATTGTAGGTATTATAGCCGATAGGATTTTGCGTCGTGTTTGGTCATAA
- a CDS encoding spore maturation protein: MINFLKYLSEWAIPITILVIVGYAYYKGLKIYEVFTEGAVEGFSTVIKIIPYLVAMLMAISIFRASGALEILLDLLQPLLNFLGVPREIVTLGVVRPLSGTGSLGIVTELIQQYGPDSFIGRLASTIQGSTETTFYVVAVYFGAAGIKNTRYAIIAGLIADLAGFLAAIYITKLIF, from the coding sequence ATGATTAATTTTTTAAAGTATTTATCTGAATGGGCAATTCCAATTACAATCTTAGTTATTGTTGGTTATGCTTATTATAAAGGGCTTAAAATTTATGAAGTTTTTACCGAAGGGGCGGTAGAAGGGTTTAGTACTGTAATTAAGATTATTCCATATTTAGTAGCTATGTTAATGGCAATTAGTATTTTTAGAGCTTCTGGAGCTTTAGAAATATTATTAGATTTACTTCAACCATTATTAAACTTTCTTGGAGTACCGAGAGAAATAGTAACTTTAGGGGTAGTACGTCCGCTATCAGGTACAGGATCTTTAGGAATAGTGACGGAATTGATCCAACAGTATGGTCCTGATTCATTTATTGGTCGTTTAGCTTCTACAATTCAAGGTAGTACTGAGACGACTTTTTATGTTGTTGCTGTCTATTTTGGAGCAGCAGGCATTAAGAATACTAGATATGCAATTATTGCTGGATTAATAGCTGATTTAGCAGGTTTTTTAGCTGCAATTTATATTACTAAATTAATATTTTGA